The following are encoded together in the Tripterygium wilfordii isolate XIE 37 chromosome 18, ASM1340144v1, whole genome shotgun sequence genome:
- the LOC119983639 gene encoding uncharacterized protein LOC119983639, protein MEKKRSSSSPNDACEKMFRAVTNFPGVRPRHRISHRPQEPRLLSPASRASPATMGNPSVKTTGIQTNPVVPPQPKSEKLKTPNKKGATESVAINFDYTTPPSEMTDPAKTARKQGHVQAAKVAPNMKQTPPPSVHKPLKTESPVEGNHKPKAQISSQVNKEEGKKTGIHIEDRFTDYINRAKVKIRTMSNAGEAAKVDRSFSEYINRAKLKIRAMSSIGGGKYDHYK, encoded by the coding sequence ATGGAAAAGAAGCGTAGTAGCAGCAGCCCCAATGATGCTTGTGAGAAAATGTTTAGAGCAGTGACTAATTTTCCTGGTGTCAGACCTCGTCACCGCATCTCTCATCGCCCACAAGAACCAAGGCTCCTCTCCCCTGCCTCACGAGCTTCACCAGCAACCATGGGGAACCCTTCTGTGAAAACAACTGGTATCCAAACCAATCCTGTTGTTCCACCACAACCCAAGTCAGAAAAACTCAAAACACCCAACAAGAAGGGAGCAACTGAGTCAGTTGCCATCAACTTTGATTATACCACCCCACCAAGTGAAATGACTGACCCTGCAAAAACTGCTCGCAAGCAAGGGCATGTCCAGGCAGCTAAAGTGGCACCAAATATGAAACAGACACCACCACCATCTGTGCATAAGCCTTTGAAGACTGAGTCACCAGTGGAGGGAAATCATAAGCCTAAAGCACAGATAAGTAGTCAAGTGAACAAAGAGGAAGGCAAGAAAACAGGCATCCATATTGAAGACAGATTTACTGATTACATCAATCGAGCCAAGGTGAAGATCAGAACTATGTCGAATGCCGGTGAGGCTGCAAAAGTAGATAGGAGCTTCTCTGAGTACATTAACCGTGCAAAGCTTAAGATCAGAGCTATGTCCAGCATTGGTGGTGGAAAGTACGACCATTATAAATGA